The Chlorocebus sabaeus isolate Y175 chromosome 16, mChlSab1.0.hap1, whole genome shotgun sequence genome window below encodes:
- the LOC103242911 gene encoding nucleoside diphosphate kinase B gives MANLERTFIAIKPDGVQRGLVGEIIKRFEQKGFRLVAMKFLRASEEHLKQHYVDLKDRPFFPGLVKYMNSGPVVAMVWEGLNVVKTGRVMLGETNPADSKPGTIRGDFCIQVGRNIIHGSDSVKSAEKEISLWFKPEELVDYKSCAHDWVYE, from the exons ATGGCCAACCTCGAGCGCACCTTCATCGCCATCAAGCCGGACGGCGTGCAGCGCGGCCTGGTGGGCGAGATCATCAAGCGCTTCGAGCAGAAGGGGTTCCGCCTCGTGGCCATGAAGTTCCTCCGG GCCTCTGAGGAACACCTGAAGCAGCACTACGTTGACCTGAAAGACCGCCCGTTCTTCCCCGGGCTGGTGAAGTACATGAACTCGGGGCCGGTTGTGGCCATG GTCTGGGAGGGGCTGAACGTGGTGAAGACAGGCCGAGTGATGCTTGGGGAGACCAATCCAGCAGATTCTAAGCCAGGCACCATTCGTGGGGACTTCTGCATTCAGGTTGGCAG gaACATCATTCATGGCAGTGACTCAGTAAAaagtgctgaaaaagaaatcagcctATGGTTTAAGCCTGAAGAACTGGTTGACTACAAGTCTTGTGCTCATGACTGGGTCTATGAATGA
- the NME1 gene encoding nucleoside diphosphate kinase A: MANCERTFIAIKPDGVQRGLVGEIIKRFEQKGFRLVGLKFMQASEDLLKEHYIDLKDRPFFAGLVKYMHSGPVVAMVWEGLNVVKTGRVMLGETNPADSKPGTIRGDFCIQVGRNIIHGSDSVESAEKEIGLWFHPEELVDYMSCAQNWIYE; encoded by the exons ATGGCCAACTGTGAGCGTACCTTCATTGCGATTAAACCAGATGGGGTCCAGCGGGGTCTTGTCGGAGAGATTATCAAGCGTTTTGAGCAGAAAGGATTCCGCCTTGTTGGTCTGAAATTCATGCAA GCCTCTGAAGACCTTCTCAAGGAACACTACATCGACCTGAAAGACCGTCCGTTCTTTGCCGGCCTGGTGAAATACATGCACTCAGGGCCGGTAGTTGCCATG GTCTGGGAGGGGCTGAATGTGGTGAAGACAGGCCGAGTCATGCTCGGGGAGACCAACCCTGCGGACTCCAAGCCTGGGACCATCCGTGGAGACTTCTGCATACAAGTTGGCAG GAACATTATACATGGCAGTGATTCCGTGGAGAGTGCAGAGAAGGAGATCGGCTTGTGGTTTCACCCTGAGGAACTGGTAGATTACATGAGCTGTGCTCAGAACTGGATCTATGAATGA